The following coding sequences are from one Arcobacter nitrofigilis DSM 7299 window:
- a CDS encoding transcriptional antiterminator Rof has product MYNPISCEFFDQLDIAIKRKIPSTIIYFNNEDISTIKGLVNKLTVVKGKEYLVLNNKQEIRLDLIISFNGKIYIEI; this is encoded by the coding sequence ATGTATAATCCAATTTCATGTGAATTTTTCGACCAACTTGACATTGCTATTAAAAGAAAAATACCTTCTACAATAATTTATTTTAATAACGAAGATATATCAACAATAAAGGGTTTAGTTAATAAATTAACAGTTGTTAAAGGAAAAGAGTATTTAGTATTAAATAATAAACAAGAGATTAGACTTGATTTAATTATCTCTTTTAATGGGAAAATATATATAGAAATTTAA
- a CDS encoding glycosyltransferase family 39 protein, giving the protein MIKQKFYNYIFGFVLATFFVVLIFVANGLSISYNEALNVLVNKSVLSYITKSSTYFFGNNDIAIRLPFIILYVLSVILMYLLTKGYFKKEIDRLVNVLIFMFLPGVVSASLLINSSIVVIFCTLVYLYYYKLYSKHNYYLLVFFLFVDNSFAVLFLALFFYSLSKNENKLLVISLILFGLSMYIYGFEASGKPRSYLLDTFGIYASIFSPLIFLYFFYSLYRVGMKGTHSIYWYISITAMIFSLLFSFRQKVYIEDFAPYVVVSIPIMLKLFMHSLRVRLPEFRKLHYNIVKLAIFLLFVNTFLLLYNKPLYLILDNPEKHFAYNYSFAKDIANILKENDINNIKTFDRKLQKRLEFYGIVKGNDYFVSLYNPIKYDKKFTIKYFNKDLLDIYVRKIKQ; this is encoded by the coding sequence ATGATTAAACAAAAATTTTACAACTACATCTTTGGATTTGTACTAGCCACTTTTTTTGTTGTATTAATTTTTGTTGCCAATGGTTTAAGTATCTCATATAATGAGGCACTAAATGTTTTAGTAAATAAATCTGTTTTATCTTATATAACAAAATCTAGTACATATTTTTTTGGTAACAATGATATCGCTATTAGACTTCCTTTTATTATTCTTTATGTTTTGAGTGTTATTTTAATGTATTTACTTACTAAGGGCTATTTTAAAAAAGAGATAGATAGATTAGTTAACGTACTTATATTTATGTTTCTTCCAGGAGTTGTTAGTGCTTCTTTATTAATAAATAGTTCTATTGTTGTTATTTTCTGTACCTTAGTGTATCTGTATTATTATAAGTTATATTCAAAACACAATTACTATTTATTAGTTTTTTTCTTATTTGTTGATAACTCTTTTGCAGTTTTATTTTTGGCTTTATTTTTTTATTCTCTAAGTAAAAATGAAAATAAATTATTAGTCATATCTTTAATTTTATTTGGCTTATCAATGTATATTTATGGATTTGAGGCCTCTGGGAAACCAAGAAGTTACTTATTAGATACTTTTGGAATATATGCTTCAATATTCTCCCCTTTGATATTTCTATATTTCTTTTACTCTTTATATAGAGTGGGAATGAAAGGAACACATTCAATTTATTGGTACATTTCAATTACTGCGATGATATTTTCACTTCTTTTTTCTTTTAGACAAAAAGTATATATAGAAGACTTTGCTCCTTATGTAGTAGTATCAATTCCAATTATGTTGAAACTATTTATGCATTCACTTAGAGTTAGATTACCTGAATTTAGAAAACTTCATTATAATATTGTAAAGTTAGCTATTTTTTTGCTTTTTGTTAATACTTTTTTACTTTTATACAATAAACCTCTTTATTTGATTTTGGATAATCCAGAAAAACATTTTGCATATAATTATTCTTTTGCAAAAGATATTGCAAATATTTTAAAAGAAAATGATATTAATAATATAAAAACTTTTGATAGAAAACTACAAAAGAGATTGGAGTTTTATGGCATCGTAAAAGGTAATGATTATTTTGTGTCTTTATATAATCCTATAAAATATGATAAAAAATTTACGATAAAGTATTTTAATAAAGATTTATTAGATATCTATGTGCGAAAAATTAAACAGTAA
- a CDS encoding anthranilate synthase component II, protein MILMIDNYDSFTYNIVQYCLELGADLKVIRNDELSIEEIEKLNPEKIIISPGPATPDDAGICLEVIEYFADKKPIFGICLGHQSIAQVFGGKVIRADNMMHGKISKVKVLSDTILFNGLPNEFTQTRYHSLTIEQDNLPSCIKVTSKSLDDDEIMSLEIEGKKIYGVQFHPESIMSEHGYEIIGNFLKI, encoded by the coding sequence ATGATACTAATGATTGATAATTATGACTCTTTTACATACAATATTGTGCAATATTGTTTAGAGCTAGGTGCTGATTTAAAAGTAATAAGAAATGATGAACTAAGCATAGAAGAAATAGAAAAACTTAATCCTGAAAAGATCATAATCTCTCCAGGCCCTGCAACTCCTGATGATGCAGGGATATGTTTAGAGGTTATTGAATATTTTGCTGACAAAAAACCAATATTTGGTATTTGCTTAGGACACCAAAGTATTGCACAAGTATTTGGAGGAAAAGTTATAAGAGCAGATAATATGATGCATGGAAAGATCTCAAAAGTAAAAGTCTTAAGTGATACAATTTTATTTAATGGCTTACCAAATGAGTTTACCCAAACTAGGTATCATTCCTTAACTATAGAACAAGATAATTTACCATCTTGTATTAAAGTTACTTCTAAAAGTTTAGATGATGATGAAATTATGTCTTTAGAAATTGAGGGCAAAAAAATATATGGAGTTCAATTTCATCCAGAATCAATCATGAGTGAACATGGATATGAAATAATTGGTAACTTCTTAAAAATATAA
- a CDS encoding FRG domain-containing protein, which translates to MKYKLFVEKHCKTANEHWNLVSPTNKLFKEPCNLIYRGQGNANWGLIPSLLRYSENNQLMRIYKNEAKAYEQIFNELIILKQFVKYCDDLGIKIPNDSLKFRKENLDENKLDKYYYNPSLWPNEELFELMAMAQHHGVPTRLLDWTESPYVALYFTSSSAMKEYIKLLKKKEHKNQKLAIWILNTELKNLYDLKILNIPRSSTNHLSAQKGLFTVHPHIRESNDDCIIKALEEEFSILPDTPLLKITLPISESINLYNLCEKVGITSTAVFPNTQGIEIGIKDTLNKWYLVDNLLK; encoded by the coding sequence ATGAAATATAAATTATTTGTAGAAAAACATTGTAAAACAGCGAATGAACATTGGAATTTAGTAAGTCCAACAAACAAATTATTTAAAGAACCCTGTAATTTAATTTATAGGGGACAAGGTAATGCTAATTGGGGTCTTATCCCCTCATTATTACGATATTCAGAGAATAATCAACTTATGAGAATATATAAAAATGAAGCAAAGGCATATGAGCAAATATTTAATGAATTGATAATTTTAAAACAATTTGTAAAATATTGTGATGATTTAGGTATTAAAATACCAAATGATTCTCTTAAATTTAGAAAAGAAAATTTAGATGAAAATAAATTGGACAAATATTATTATAATCCATCTCTATGGCCAAATGAAGAACTATTTGAACTTATGGCAATGGCTCAACATCATGGAGTTCCTACTAGATTATTAGACTGGACAGAATCTCCTTATGTTGCATTGTATTTTACTAGTTCATCTGCTATGAAAGAATATATAAAATTATTGAAAAAAAAAGAGCATAAAAACCAGAAATTAGCAATATGGATTTTAAATACAGAATTAAAGAATTTATATGATTTAAAAATTCTAAACATACCTAGAAGCTCTACTAATCATTTGTCTGCACAAAAAGGTTTATTCACAGTTCATCCACATATAAGAGAATCTAATGATGATTGTATAATCAAAGCTTTAGAAGAAGAATTTTCTATCCTACCAGATACTCCTTTGTTAAAAATAACATTACCCATAAGTGAATCTATTAATTTATATAATCTATGTGAAAAAGTGGGAATAACTTCAACTGCAGTATTCCCTAATACTCAAGGTATTGAAATTGGTATCAAAGACACATTAAATAAGTGGTATTTAGTAGATAATTTGCTTAAATAA
- a CDS encoding ABC transporter ATP-binding protein — protein MIGISIKNFSIAFGDNEILNDISFDVQAGEIVTILGPSGCGKSTILRSISSLESGYTGSIFLNETCLLNGANKCNKDIGYIFQDYALFPHLNVKENIEFALFKLKANERQKRVDKLLKQFDLVEHKNKQIHELSGGQQQRVSIARVIAYEPKILLLDEPFANLDSILRAKTKFWLKNLIKELGLSAILVTHDQKEALSMSDKIGIIHNKRIVQFDTPKNIYKNPNSFYIANFLGEVNTLPKFIAEDLNLDLSKTSIIRIHETKITNKANNYKLNIVNRLYCGEYEEVILSFEKELKSQIKLRVYIDSDISLEEEIYLDINKDKIIEVNN, from the coding sequence ATGATTGGCATTAGTATAAAAAACTTTTCTATAGCTTTTGGAGACAATGAGATATTAAATGACATCTCTTTTGATGTTCAAGCTGGAGAAATAGTTACAATATTAGGACCTAGTGGTTGTGGTAAGAGTACTATTTTAAGAAGTATATCCTCACTAGAGAGTGGTTACACTGGCTCTATATTTTTAAATGAAACATGTTTATTAAATGGAGCAAATAAGTGTAATAAAGATATTGGTTATATCTTTCAAGATTATGCTTTATTTCCCCATTTAAATGTAAAAGAAAATATAGAATTTGCACTATTTAAACTAAAAGCAAATGAGAGACAAAAAAGAGTTGATAAGTTATTAAAACAATTCGATTTAGTAGAACATAAAAATAAACAAATTCATGAATTAAGTGGTGGTCAACAACAAAGGGTTTCAATAGCAAGAGTAATAGCCTATGAACCAAAGATATTGCTTCTTGATGAACCTTTTGCAAATCTCGATTCTATTTTAAGAGCAAAAACAAAATTCTGGTTAAAAAACCTAATAAAAGAGTTGGGATTATCAGCTATTTTAGTTACCCATGACCAAAAAGAAGCTTTATCTATGTCTGATAAGATAGGAATTATTCATAATAAAAGAATTGTACAATTTGATACTCCAAAAAATATATATAAAAATCCAAATAGCTTTTATATTGCAAACTTTTTAGGGGAAGTTAATACTTTACCAAAATTTATTGCAGAAGATTTAAATTTGGATTTGAGTAAAACAAGTATCATAAGAATACATGAAACAAAAATAACAAATAAAGCAAACAACTACAAATTAAATATTGTAAATAGATTATATTGTGGTGAATATGAAGAAGTAATTCTTAGCTTTGAAAAAGAGTTAAAATCTCAAATTAAGCTAAGAGTATATATAGATAGTGATATCTCTTTAGAAGAAGAGATATATTTAGATATAAATAAAGACAAAATCATAGAAGTAAACAACTAA
- a CDS encoding ABC transporter permease has translation MKYLNKLTISSLFLTLLISMPALFILSNIFVTTPNWTHLVDTVLLGYILNSLYIMVGVAVLTSIMGFTTAYITSFFTFSGSNFFHYALILPFAIPTYIVSYAYGGMFDITGSVTTFILHLLGKNLGEVYFFDIMSIEGAILVMSFVLYPYVYLISKTYLNSESSSIVDASKTMGLTNFQIFYKVIIPISRPAIVAGVILAVMEAVSDFGVMDYYGVSTFVTGIFRTWFGMGSVEDASKLASMLMLFIFVLIFLERYQRKNTRYRSAGKDFKPIKKEKLSGYKNILAFILCFIPFFLGFLLPFSQMSYWFYLSYKSTINDDFLTIFYQTLSLGIGTSILITFLAFVFTYNVRVHKSKLADYITQISKLGYSIPGSVIAVGILSFFLIINKAFDILLVGSIVAVIFGYVVRFLAISINNYESGFAKIPQTYDDACKTMDISTFGTFFRVIFPLIKNSIIVSLIIIFIEVIKELPLTMILRPFNFDTLAVFSHELVGQAQIFESSVPAMFIVILGIISVLILAQKMKN, from the coding sequence TTGAAATATCTCAATAAACTAACGATAAGTAGTCTTTTTTTAACTCTACTTATCTCTATGCCAGCACTATTTATTTTATCAAATATATTTGTAACTACTCCAAATTGGACACACTTAGTAGATACAGTATTATTAGGATATATACTTAATTCATTGTACATCATGGTTGGTGTTGCAGTTCTAACTTCAATTATGGGGTTTACAACTGCTTATATAACTTCATTTTTTACTTTTTCAGGCTCTAACTTTTTCCATTATGCACTAATTCTTCCCTTTGCAATACCAACTTATATTGTTTCTTATGCTTATGGAGGTATGTTTGATATAACAGGAAGTGTTACAACTTTTATTTTGCATCTACTTGGTAAAAACTTAGGAGAGGTTTACTTTTTTGATATTATGTCAATAGAAGGTGCTATTTTAGTAATGTCATTTGTTTTATATCCATATGTATACTTAATCTCTAAAACATACTTAAACTCTGAATCTTCTTCTATAGTTGATGCTTCAAAAACAATGGGACTTACAAACTTCCAAATATTTTATAAAGTTATTATTCCCATATCAAGACCAGCAATCGTAGCAGGTGTTATTTTAGCAGTTATGGAAGCTGTTTCTGATTTTGGGGTTATGGATTATTATGGAGTTTCTACTTTTGTAACAGGTATCTTTAGAACTTGGTTTGGAATGGGAAGTGTAGAAGATGCTTCAAAATTAGCTTCTATGCTTATGTTATTTATATTTGTATTAATCTTTTTAGAGAGATATCAAAGAAAAAACACACGATATAGAAGTGCGGGAAAAGATTTTAAACCAATCAAAAAAGAAAAATTAAGTGGATATAAAAATATATTAGCTTTTATTTTATGTTTTATTCCCTTTTTCTTAGGCTTTTTACTTCCTTTTTCTCAAATGAGTTATTGGTTTTATTTATCTTATAAATCAACTATAAATGATGATTTTTTAACTATCTTTTATCAAACTTTATCTTTGGGAATTGGAACATCTATCCTAATCACTTTTTTAGCCTTTGTTTTTACCTATAATGTTAGGGTACACAAAAGTAAATTAGCAGATTATATAACACAAATATCAAAGCTTGGATACTCTATTCCAGGTTCAGTTATAGCTGTTGGAATTTTATCATTCTTTTTGATTATAAACAAAGCCTTTGATATCTTACTTGTGGGAAGTATTGTTGCTGTTATTTTTGGATATGTAGTTAGATTCTTAGCAATTTCAATCAACAACTATGAATCTGGATTTGCAAAGATACCTCAAACTTATGATGATGCTTGTAAAACTATGGATATAAGTACATTTGGAACTTTTTTTAGAGTAATATTCCCTTTGATAAAAAACTCAATAATTGTAAGCTTGATAATTATATTTATAGAAGTAATAAAAGAGTTACCTTTAACTATGATATTAAGACCATTTAACTTTGACACACTTGCAGTATTTTCACATGAATTAGTTGGGCAAGCCCAAATATTTGAATCAAGTGTTCCTGCAATGTTTATTGTAATACTTGGAATTATATCTGTTTTAATTCTCGCACAAAAAATGAAAAATTAA
- a CDS encoding Fe(3+) ABC transporter substrate-binding protein yields the protein MLKIFIPIILLLVSSLYASNEVNVYSHRHYDTDKKIFKLFEKETGIKVNVVKAMADELIKRMETEGDKSPADVLITVDAAGLYKAKTKGLLQAIKSDYLEKNIPKNLRDKDNEWFGVTIRARVAVYKKGEGIGKELSTYEDLADPKYKGQIMVRSSNNVYNQSLLAAVVAHHGKEYALKWAKGIVANMARSPKGDDMYQVKAIAYGIGKIGIVNTYYVGKMYGSKNLSDVDAVNKVKIFFPKFEDGGTHINISGAGVARYSPNKANAIKFIEFLASPEAQKLFAEENYEYPVLKSVKEAAVDKSWGTFTPDNISLEELGKHNAEAVRIFDSAGWK from the coding sequence ATGTTAAAAATTTTTATACCAATTATATTGCTCTTAGTAAGCTCACTTTATGCAAGTAATGAAGTAAATGTTTATTCACACAGACACTATGATACAGATAAAAAAATATTTAAGCTATTTGAAAAAGAGACAGGTATCAAAGTAAATGTAGTAAAAGCAATGGCAGATGAATTGATAAAAAGAATGGAAACAGAAGGAGATAAATCTCCTGCAGATGTTCTTATTACTGTTGATGCTGCTGGTTTATATAAAGCTAAAACAAAAGGTTTATTACAAGCCATCAAATCAGATTATTTAGAAAAAAATATTCCAAAAAACTTAAGAGACAAAGATAATGAATGGTTTGGGGTAACAATAAGAGCAAGAGTTGCAGTTTATAAAAAAGGTGAAGGAATAGGGAAAGAGTTATCAACATATGAAGATTTAGCTGATCCAAAATATAAGGGTCAAATTATGGTTAGATCTTCAAATAATGTATATAACCAATCATTATTAGCAGCTGTAGTAGCTCACCATGGAAAAGAATATGCTTTAAAATGGGCCAAAGGAATAGTTGCAAATATGGCAAGAAGTCCAAAGGGTGATGATATGTATCAAGTAAAAGCTATCGCTTATGGTATTGGTAAAATTGGAATTGTAAATACATACTATGTTGGAAAAATGTATGGAAGTAAAAACTTATCAGATGTTGATGCTGTAAATAAAGTGAAAATATTTTTTCCTAAATTTGAAGATGGTGGAACACATATAAACATAAGTGGAGCAGGAGTTGCAAGATACTCACCAAATAAAGCAAATGCAATAAAATTTATAGAATTTTTAGCAAGTCCAGAGGCACAAAAACTTTTTGCTGAAGAAAATTATGAATATCCTGTTTTAAAAAGTGTAAAAGAAGCGGCAGTTGATAAATCTTGGGGAACATTTACTCCTGATAATATCTCACTTGAAGAATTAGGTAAACACAATGCTGAAGCAGTAAGAATATTTGATTCTGCTGGTTGGAAATAA
- a CDS encoding peptidylprolyl isomerase gives MFGSNKDLKKYDLPKEELEKFQYAKFTTDKGVIWTKLFPESTPIAVSNFATLANDGFYNGLIFHRVIPGFMAQGGCPDGSGMGGPGWSIPCETDAPNQVHKKGTLSMAHAGKNTGGSQFFICFVPCPHLDGGHTVFGGIEENDSESFKTLDSIEQKDKIISIEILPSKDAN, from the coding sequence ATGTTTGGATCAAACAAAGATTTAAAAAAATACGATTTACCAAAAGAAGAGTTAGAAAAATTTCAATATGCAAAGTTTACAACAGATAAAGGTGTAATTTGGACTAAATTATTTCCAGAATCAACTCCAATAGCAGTATCAAATTTTGCAACACTTGCAAATGATGGATTTTATAATGGATTAATTTTTCATAGAGTAATTCCAGGATTTATGGCACAAGGTGGATGTCCAGATGGTTCTGGAATGGGTGGACCTGGTTGGTCTATTCCTTGCGAAACAGATGCACCTAATCAAGTTCATAAAAAAGGTACCTTATCAATGGCACATGCGGGAAAAAATACTGGAGGAAGTCAATTCTTCATTTGTTTTGTTCCTTGTCCACATTTAGATGGTGGACATACTGTTTTTGGAGGAATTGAAGAAAATGATTCTGAAAGTTTTAAAACACTAGATTCTATTGAACAAAAAGACAAAATAATATCAATAGAAATTTTGCCATCAAAAGATGCTAACTAA